From the Octadecabacter antarcticus 307 genome, one window contains:
- a CDS encoding Fe(3+) ABC transporter substrate-binding protein, with protein MPTKTITLAALLLSTAAPVFADGELNLYSSRHYDTDERLYSDFEAATGITINRIEGKADELIARMEAEGVNSPADVLLTVDTSRLERAKDAGVLQSIESDILEERIPASLQDSDNQWYGFSQRARIIFYDKANVENPPLTYLALADPAYQGMVCHRSSTNVYSQTLLSSVIENHGEEAARGWAQGVVNNFARDPQGGDTDQLRGLVSGECDISISNTYYFARAIRTDVDGLPADARENIGWVFPSQDAEGAHMNLSGGGVAAHAPNRDNAVAFLEYLASDQAQQYFSAGNDEYPAVPGVELSPSVQALGDYIGDTVNLSEVAKNLPLAQEIFNEVNWK; from the coding sequence ATGCCAACCAAAACTATCACCCTTGCAGCGTTGTTGCTGAGCACTGCCGCACCTGTGTTCGCCGACGGTGAACTGAACTTGTATTCATCACGTCACTACGACACAGACGAACGGCTCTATTCAGATTTTGAGGCGGCTACAGGCATCACCATCAACCGGATCGAAGGCAAAGCTGATGAATTGATCGCGCGGATGGAAGCCGAAGGCGTGAATTCTCCTGCTGACGTGCTTTTGACTGTCGATACATCACGGCTTGAGAGGGCGAAGGATGCGGGAGTGCTGCAATCCATCGAAAGCGATATCCTTGAGGAACGTATCCCGGCGAGCCTGCAGGACAGCGACAACCAATGGTACGGATTTTCCCAACGCGCACGGATCATTTTCTACGACAAGGCCAATGTTGAGAACCCGCCGCTGACATATCTCGCGCTTGCGGATCCTGCATACCAAGGCATGGTTTGTCACCGGTCATCGACCAATGTGTATTCACAGACGCTTTTGTCTAGCGTGATCGAGAACCACGGTGAAGAGGCAGCACGCGGTTGGGCACAAGGCGTTGTGAACAACTTTGCACGCGATCCACAAGGTGGCGATACCGACCAGTTGCGCGGTCTTGTGTCGGGCGAATGCGATATATCGATTTCGAACACTTACTATTTCGCCCGCGCGATCCGTACCGACGTTGACGGCCTGCCCGCCGACGCTCGCGAAAACATCGGCTGGGTCTTTCCATCGCAAGATGCCGAAGGCGCACACATGAACTTGTCCGGCGGCGGCGTGGCAGCACACGCACCGAACCGCGACAATGCGGTCGCTTTCCTCGAATACCTTGCGTCAGATCAGGCGCAGCAGTATTTCTCTGCTGGAAACGATGAATACCCGGCGGTTCCCGGTGTTGAACTGTCCCCTTCGGTTCAGGCCTTGGGAGACTACATCGGCGATACAGTAAACCTAAGCGAGGTGGCTAAGAATTTGCCGCTTGCCCAAGAGATATTCAACGAAGTTAATTGGAAATAG
- a CDS encoding ABC transporter permease gives MSDSTQNPTPTAPPPTAKPSWFMADKTMALLAFLIAMFCLLPFLAVGLASFSSDTDTLRHLAGTVLDDYMRNTAGLVVIVGFGTFMIGTVSAWLVTMTDFPGRRWLEVALVIPLAFPAYVLAYAYTHVLDHPGIVQAALRDVTGWGPRDYWFPEIRSLGGAAIMLILVLYPYVYLLARAAFLGQSATTFLAARSLGKSPVRAFLSISLPLARPAIAAGVLLTMMETIADFGTVSYFGVQTLATGIHNSWFSMADRGAAAQLSLGLLAFALLLAMLERANRGRARFSNGKRQDVVGRIPLAGVTKWGAVILCGLPVMLGVIIPVLALSVMAVGSEQNLFSPRYVHFIKNSLTLATIAALVTVAAAVLLGSLNRLRETRSAAAALYIARIGYAVPGGVIAVGLIVPFAAFDNALDAWMRATFDVSTGLLFTGSIWLLIGAYMIRFLAAALGAYEGGIAVVSRNIDAASRVLGQNSIGTVRRVHVPILTPSLLTAALIVFVDVMKELPATLIMRPFNFDTLAVQAFRLASDERLNGAAVPSLLIGAIGLLPVILLCRQVAAHRA, from the coding sequence ATGTCCGACAGCACACAAAACCCCACCCCAACTGCGCCCCCCCCGACCGCGAAACCGTCGTGGTTTATGGCCGACAAAACGATGGCCTTGCTCGCGTTCCTGATTGCGATGTTCTGTCTTTTGCCGTTCCTTGCGGTCGGGCTTGCATCATTTTCGAGCGATACCGACACGCTGCGCCACCTCGCCGGGACGGTTCTCGATGACTATATGCGCAACACCGCCGGCCTGGTCGTCATTGTGGGTTTTGGCACTTTTATGATAGGTACAGTGTCAGCGTGGTTAGTGACGATGACCGACTTCCCAGGTCGGCGCTGGCTTGAGGTCGCGCTGGTGATCCCCCTGGCATTTCCCGCCTATGTTTTGGCCTACGCTTACACCCATGTTCTGGACCATCCCGGCATCGTCCAAGCCGCACTGCGCGATGTGACCGGCTGGGGGCCACGCGACTATTGGTTTCCTGAAATTCGCAGTTTGGGCGGCGCGGCGATCATGCTAATCTTAGTGTTGTACCCCTATGTCTACCTGCTCGCGCGCGCCGCGTTTCTGGGGCAAAGCGCGACGACGTTCCTTGCGGCGCGATCGTTGGGCAAATCGCCCGTGCGTGCATTCCTGTCGATATCCCTGCCCTTGGCGCGCCCTGCCATTGCAGCGGGTGTTCTTCTCACAATGATGGAGACGATCGCGGATTTCGGCACCGTGTCCTATTTCGGAGTACAAACGTTGGCGACTGGCATCCACAACAGTTGGTTTTCCATGGCCGATCGTGGCGCAGCGGCGCAATTATCGCTTGGGCTGCTGGCCTTCGCGTTGCTTCTGGCGATGTTGGAACGCGCAAATCGGGGCCGCGCGCGGTTCAGTAACGGCAAACGCCAAGACGTGGTAGGTCGCATTCCACTGGCAGGTGTCACTAAGTGGGGCGCGGTGATCTTGTGTGGTTTGCCAGTTATGCTCGGCGTTATCATTCCGGTGCTGGCATTGTCCGTTATGGCGGTAGGGTCAGAACAAAATCTGTTCAGTCCGCGATACGTTCACTTCATCAAAAATTCACTGACTTTGGCAACTATTGCGGCATTGGTCACGGTCGCAGCTGCGGTCTTACTGGGGAGTCTCAACCGGTTGCGCGAAACTCGTTCGGCGGCGGCGGCGCTGTATATCGCGCGGATCGGGTATGCCGTGCCGGGGGGCGTAATTGCGGTTGGTTTAATCGTGCCCTTTGCGGCCTTTGACAATGCGCTGGATGCCTGGATGCGCGCCACCTTTGATGTCTCAACGGGGTTGTTGTTTACGGGATCCATCTGGCTGCTGATCGGCGCGTATATGATTAGATTTCTCGCCGCCGCGTTGGGCGCCTATGAAGGCGGAATTGCCGTCGTTAGCCGCAACATTGACGCCGCCAGCCGCGTTTTGGGGCAAAATTCCATTGGCACCGTGCGCCGCGTTCACGTGCCTATCCTAACGCCAAGCCTGTTGACTGCCGCGTTGATAGTCTTTGTCGATGTCATGAAAGAACTACCTGCCACGCTCATCATGAGGCCGTTCAACTTTGATACATTGGCGGTTCAGGCATTCCGATTGGCGTCCGATGAACGGCTGAACGGCGCGGCAGTGCCAAGCCTTTTGATTGGGGCAATCGGGTTGCTGCCGGTGATCTTGCTGTGTCGTCAGGTCGCTGCGCACAGGGCATAA
- the ccoS gene encoding cbb3-type cytochrome oxidase assembly protein CcoS, translated as MNVLAYLIPISLTLGALGLVGFLWTLRSDQYEDPDGDAARILRYEYDDRPAD; from the coding sequence ATGAATGTTCTCGCCTACCTCATTCCGATCTCTCTCACGCTTGGTGCGCTCGGCCTTGTCGGTTTCTTATGGACCCTTCGGTCAGACCAATATGAAGACCCCGATGGCGACGCCGCGCGTATCCTGCGTTACGAATATGACGATCGCCCAGCTGACTGA
- a CDS encoding FixH family protein, producing the protein MAPLTGRKLFFGMAGAFGVILSVNLLLAYSAVATFPGLEVKNSYVASQNFDADRSAQLALGWTVSANVSDDELHLSITEADGRPVEVAELDGIFGRATNVRDDQTPDFIFTGTKYIAPVTTAPGNWNLRMEATAQDGTAFRQRVVVLVQR; encoded by the coding sequence ATGGCACCACTTACTGGGCGCAAATTATTCTTTGGGATGGCAGGCGCATTTGGCGTGATCCTTTCGGTCAACCTGTTGCTGGCGTATTCGGCGGTCGCGACCTTTCCCGGGTTAGAAGTAAAAAACTCATACGTTGCCAGCCAGAATTTCGATGCAGATCGCAGTGCGCAACTGGCACTCGGCTGGACTGTTTCGGCGAACGTGTCTGATGACGAACTTCACCTTAGTATCACCGAGGCAGATGGTCGCCCTGTTGAGGTCGCCGAACTTGATGGCATATTCGGGCGCGCGACCAACGTACGCGATGATCAGACGCCAGATTTCATTTTCACCGGAACCAAATATATTGCCCCAGTGACCACCGCGCCAGGCAATTGGAACCTGCGCATGGAAGCCACCGCGCAAGACGGTACAGCCTTTCGCCAACGCGTCGTTGTCTTGGTCCAAAGATGA
- the ccoG gene encoding cytochrome c oxidase accessory protein CcoG yields the protein MILTLSIYYLTPWIRWDRGAELPDQAVLIDLASRRFFFFWIEIWPHEFYFIAGLLIMARLGLFLFTSAMGRVWCGYACPQTVWTDLFIATERWIEGDRNARVRLWNAKWDVRKLRLRLTKYAIWLVIALATGGAWVFYFTDAPTLLVNLINGTAHPVAYTTMAILTVSTVFFGGIAREQVCIYAFPWPRIQAAMMDEDTITIGYRARRGEPRKHSAEITEDTPQGDCIDCMACVNVCPVGIDIRDGQQMECITCGLCIDACDDIMAKIGKPRGLVDYLSLDDEEAERNAQPTKRVWQHILRPRTLIYSGLWSIVGIGLVVALFIQPDINMTVAAVRNPTYVVLSDGTIRNVYEIRLRNKHGETRPFELSVTSDAALQIDVQGQANGNNVVDVPADSTHLERVFVSAAAQTPASTDDRTPMRFWVIDTINDERAHDDTYFNGTGGT from the coding sequence ATGATCCTGACGCTCAGCATCTATTATCTGACTCCATGGATCCGCTGGGACCGTGGTGCAGAACTGCCGGACCAAGCGGTTCTGATCGACCTTGCCAGTCGGCGATTCTTCTTTTTTTGGATCGAAATCTGGCCACATGAATTCTATTTCATTGCCGGGTTGCTGATCATGGCGAGACTTGGCCTGTTCTTGTTCACATCCGCCATGGGCCGCGTTTGGTGTGGCTATGCCTGTCCACAAACCGTCTGGACGGACCTATTTATTGCGACGGAACGCTGGATTGAAGGCGACCGCAACGCCCGCGTTCGTCTTTGGAATGCAAAATGGGATGTCCGTAAACTCCGATTGCGATTGACGAAATACGCAATCTGGTTGGTGATCGCGTTGGCCACGGGCGGCGCGTGGGTCTTCTATTTTACCGATGCGCCTACACTGCTGGTGAACCTGATCAATGGAACCGCGCATCCGGTTGCCTATACAACCATGGCAATCCTAACCGTTTCCACCGTGTTCTTTGGCGGCATCGCGCGCGAACAGGTCTGCATCTACGCCTTCCCTTGGCCGCGCATCCAAGCCGCTATGATGGATGAAGATACAATCACCATCGGCTACCGCGCCCGGCGCGGTGAGCCGCGCAAACATTCGGCTGAGATCACTGAGGACACACCGCAAGGTGATTGCATCGACTGCATGGCCTGCGTCAACGTGTGTCCTGTCGGCATCGACATCCGCGACGGGCAACAAATGGAATGCATCACCTGCGGGCTGTGCATTGATGCATGCGACGACATCATGGCCAAGATCGGCAAGCCGCGTGGGCTTGTTGATTATCTGTCACTTGATGATGAAGAAGCAGAACGCAATGCTCAGCCGACAAAACGGGTTTGGCAGCACATCCTGCGACCGCGCACCCTGATCTATTCAGGTCTGTGGTCCATTGTCGGAATTGGGTTGGTGGTTGCTTTGTTCATTCAACCCGACATCAACATGACCGTCGCGGCTGTGCGAAATCCGACCTATGTCGTCCTTTCCGATGGCACGATCCGCAATGTTTACGAAATCCGCCTGCGCAATAAACACGGTGAAACGCGGCCATTTGAACTGTCTGTCACATCTGATGCCGCGCTTCAGATCGACGTTCAAGGTCAAGCCAACGGAAACAACGTTGTGGATGTGCCAGCCGATTCAACCCATCTTGAGCGGGTCTTTGTCAGCGCCGCTGCGCAAACCCCAGCGTCAACCGATGATCGCACGCCCATGCGGTTCTGGGTTATCGACACAATCAACGATGAACGCGCCCACGACGATACATATTTTAACGGCACGGGGGGAACCTAG
- a CDS encoding cbb3-type cytochrome c oxidase subunit 3, with the protein MDTYIFLRELADSWALLALFIFLAFVWFWAFRPGSRDLHDDAANVIFRHEDGPVNDTTKGPEAQNE; encoded by the coding sequence ATGGACACCTATATATTCCTTCGCGAACTCGCCGATAGCTGGGCGTTGCTCGCGCTGTTTATCTTTCTTGCGTTCGTGTGGTTTTGGGCCTTCCGCCCCGGATCACGCGATCTGCACGACGATGCCGCCAACGTCATATTCCGCCACGAAGACGGTCCAGTCAACGACACCACCAAAGGTCCGGAGGCTCAAAATGAATAA
- the ccoO gene encoding cytochrome-c oxidase, cbb3-type subunit II: protein MGILDRHKVIEKNASLLLVGSLVVVAIGGIVEIVPLFYLENTIEKVEGMRPYSPLELAVRDIYVREGCYVCHSQMIRPIRDEVERYGHYSLAAESMYDHPHQWGSKRTGPDLARVGGRYSDAWHIDHLSDPQSVVPESVMPPYSFLTNRFIEPDHIADLVKTHAAVGVPYTDDMIENAQADFIAQADPFSDWDDLVERYPGAQVRNFNSSDGISEMDAYLQMLGTLVDFSTFTPDASR from the coding sequence ATGGGAATTCTTGATCGCCATAAGGTCATCGAAAAGAACGCGTCGCTCCTGTTGGTCGGCAGCCTAGTGGTTGTCGCCATCGGCGGGATCGTTGAAATCGTACCGCTGTTCTATCTTGAAAACACCATCGAAAAGGTTGAGGGCATGCGGCCCTATTCCCCGCTGGAATTGGCAGTGCGCGACATCTACGTGCGCGAGGGTTGTTATGTCTGCCACTCCCAGATGATCCGCCCGATTCGCGATGAGGTTGAACGCTACGGGCACTATAGCCTCGCTGCGGAATCTATGTACGACCACCCGCATCAGTGGGGGTCTAAACGGACGGGGCCGGACCTTGCGCGTGTCGGTGGACGTTATTCGGATGCTTGGCACATTGATCACCTCAGTGATCCGCAATCAGTCGTGCCAGAATCGGTTATGCCGCCATATTCATTCTTGACGAACCGCTTCATTGAGCCTGATCACATTGCAGATCTGGTGAAGACCCATGCGGCTGTCGGCGTCCCATACACGGACGACATGATCGAGAACGCGCAGGCGGATTTCATCGCCCAAGCCGACCCGTTCAGTGATTGGGATGATCTGGTCGAACGCTACCCGGGCGCACAGGTCCGTAACTTCAACAGCAGTGATGGAATTTCCGAAATGGATGCGTATCTTCAAATGCTGGGCACGCTGGTCGATTTTTCGACCTTCACACCTGATGCAAGCCGCTAG